A genomic segment from Mesotoga sp. UBA6090 encodes:
- a CDS encoding flavin reductase family protein: MKDRIGPGVYLYPMPLIVVGTINEERPNYTTVAFCGVVEVQPPMLQISLAKTRLSCKNIEESGYFSVNVPSLDMLRGVDYMGIYSGKTTDKSELFGTFFGESGSVPMIEEAPLNMECKLVRSSEFGGVHVTFVGEVIQTYCAESCLVDGLPDIRKISPVTFSVYDNSYWSIGMHLGKAWNIGIKYTPPREGVE, encoded by the coding sequence TTGAAAGACAGAATTGGACCGGGAGTATATCTTTACCCTATGCCATTAATAGTGGTTGGTACGATTAACGAAGAGAGGCCTAATTACACTACAGTTGCCTTTTGTGGGGTTGTAGAAGTTCAGCCGCCTATGCTCCAGATTTCTTTGGCAAAGACTAGGCTTAGCTGCAAGAATATTGAGGAGTCTGGTTACTTCAGCGTGAATGTACCCTCTCTCGACATGCTTAGAGGTGTAGATTATATGGGAATCTACTCTGGAAAGACCACTGACAAGTCGGAGCTTTTCGGCACCTTCTTTGGAGAAAGTGGAAGCGTTCCAATGATCGAAGAAGCGCCTTTGAATATGGAATGCAAGTTGGTCAGGAGTTCTGAATTTGGTGGAGTACACGTGACATTCGTCGGCGAAGTTATTCAAACATATTGTGCAGAGTCGTGCCTTGTCGACGGTCTTCCAGACATAAGGAAGATCAGTCCAGTGACGTTCTCTGTCTACGATAACTCCTACTGGTCTATCGGCATGCACCTTGGGAAGGCATGGAATATAGGTATAAAGTACACCCCTCCAAGAGAGGGCGTGGAATAA
- a CDS encoding Ldh family oxidoreductase, giving the protein MYDDVAWVDFDTLEAFMKDVFVGVGVPEEDASLCANVLITSDKRGIDSHGIGRLKPIYVDRIRSGIQNPVTEFEIIRESPTTAVIDGHNGMGHVVAYKSMKLAIEKAKTYGMGMVAARNSTHYGIAGYYPMMAVEEGMIGVTGTNARPSIAPTFGVENMLGTNPLTFGIPTDEDFPFVLDCATSVAQRGKIEVYARAGKELPEGWVIGLDGRPRTDTQQILIDLTKGEAALTPLGGIGEETAGYKGYGYATVVEILSAALQAGSYLKMLTGVGSNGEKRPIPIGHFFIAIDIEPFTPVEEFRKLAGDILRELRASKKAPGQERIFTAGEKEHLAWLSRKDKGAPLNEILRKQLVQLRDELGLDKYRFSWE; this is encoded by the coding sequence ATGTATGACGATGTTGCGTGGGTTGACTTCGATACTTTAGAAGCCTTTATGAAAGATGTTTTTGTTGGTGTCGGCGTTCCTGAAGAGGATGCAAGTCTTTGTGCCAATGTTCTCATAACTTCAGACAAGAGAGGAATCGACTCACATGGCATAGGCAGACTGAAACCAATCTACGTTGATCGCATTAGGTCAGGAATTCAGAATCCTGTCACAGAGTTTGAGATCATTAGGGAAAGCCCCACGACAGCTGTAATTGACGGGCACAACGGCATGGGACATGTTGTCGCTTACAAGTCAATGAAGCTCGCAATCGAGAAGGCGAAGACCTATGGAATGGGGATGGTGGCGGCGCGCAATTCGACACATTACGGAATAGCCGGCTATTATCCAATGATGGCCGTTGAAGAGGGCATGATAGGAGTTACTGGCACGAATGCCCGCCCATCTATTGCACCAACTTTCGGAGTGGAGAATATGCTGGGAACTAATCCACTCACTTTCGGGATTCCCACAGACGAAGACTTCCCCTTTGTTCTCGACTGCGCCACTTCTGTGGCTCAGAGAGGAAAGATTGAAGTCTATGCCAGAGCTGGCAAGGAGCTGCCTGAAGGTTGGGTGATTGGTCTTGATGGTAGACCGAGAACAGATACTCAGCAAATTCTGATTGATCTCACAAAAGGGGAAGCCGCTTTGACTCCACTGGGAGGTATTGGTGAGGAAACTGCCGGATACAAGGGATATGGCTACGCAACAGTAGTTGAGATTCTTTCAGCTGCTTTGCAGGCAGGCAGCTATTTGAAGATGCTGACGGGTGTAGGGTCTAATGGTGAAAAAAGGCCTATTCCAATAGGTCATTTCTTCATTGCAATAGATATCGAGCCGTTCACTCCAGTAGAAGAATTCAGGAAACTTGCAGGTGATATCCTCAGAGAGCTTAGGGCATCGAAAAAGGCCCCCGGACAAGAGCGGATCTTTACCGCTGGAGAGAAGGAACACCTCGCATGGCTGTCAAGAAAGGACAAAGGAGCCCCTTTGAATGAGATCTTGAGGAAACAACTAGTGCAGCTTAGGGATGAGCTGGGGCTTGATAAATACAGATTTAGCTGGGAATAA
- a CDS encoding NAD(P)/FAD-dependent oxidoreductase has protein sequence MKIGVIGFGAASIGFMSEVIDENHEIHILERSKDIFSSSISGIRSDGKIFVSDTMGGDMEIPLSIQKSVVDFYLEKLHSEDKLNVKTGTSFDRKSSFFDLFYEKGFEPVNSRFWHIGTDKLGSVLTRIFDEFSKRKNVHFHFGSRVDEIDIEKERIVLRGEGFEAEFDYVVVAVGRSGHSLIKKVTGRYPEIVASSNTVDIGIRFELPDHVVEEINNEMYEFKVRLKAKTGYTVRTFCNNPSGKVVLENYDDFVTVNGHSNSGGSSESTNFAILCTTRFTEPFRDPIGYGSYISRLSNILAGGRKVILQTYEDFMQTKRTKRLGRVKPTLPESDFILGDINLVLPRRISVSITEFIEKLSEVIPGVAYPDNLMYAVEVKFYSNKINNGRYKNLKFIGDCSGHTRSITYATGHGRLLGSSLK, from the coding sequence ATGAAAATTGGAGTTATCGGATTTGGAGCAGCATCAATAGGCTTTATGAGTGAGGTGATTGATGAGAATCATGAGATTCACATTCTTGAACGCTCAAAGGATATTTTTAGTTCAAGCATAAGCGGAATAAGGTCGGATGGAAAGATTTTCGTATCAGATACCATGGGCGGTGACATGGAGATTCCACTCTCCATTCAGAAAAGTGTGGTTGATTTCTATCTGGAAAAACTGCATTCCGAAGACAAGCTCAACGTCAAAACTGGTACATCCTTTGACAGAAAATCCTCATTCTTCGACCTTTTCTATGAAAAAGGGTTTGAACCTGTGAACTCGAGGTTTTGGCATATAGGGACCGATAAACTGGGTTCGGTTCTTACAAGGATTTTCGACGAATTCTCAAAGAGAAAGAACGTCCACTTTCACTTTGGCTCGAGGGTCGATGAAATCGACATTGAAAAGGAAAGAATTGTTCTTAGAGGAGAGGGATTCGAAGCAGAGTTTGATTATGTAGTAGTTGCTGTGGGCAGGAGTGGCCACTCACTTATAAAAAAGGTAACAGGTCGATATCCGGAGATCGTCGCATCCAGTAACACGGTAGATATTGGAATCAGATTTGAACTTCCCGACCATGTCGTGGAAGAGATCAATAATGAGATGTACGAATTCAAGGTTAGATTGAAGGCCAAGACAGGATATACAGTGAGAACTTTCTGCAATAACCCATCTGGAAAGGTCGTTCTGGAGAACTACGACGATTTTGTGACCGTGAACGGCCACTCCAACTCTGGAGGGAGTTCAGAGAGCACAAACTTCGCAATACTTTGCACGACGCGTTTCACAGAACCTTTTCGTGATCCAATAGGTTACGGCTCATATATAAGCAGATTAAGCAACATTCTTGCCGGTGGCAGGAAAGTGATTCTTCAGACCTATGAGGACTTCATGCAGACCAAGAGAACAAAGAGGTTGGGAAGGGTTAAACCTACGTTACCTGAAAGTGATTTCATTCTGGGTGACATAAATCTTGTGTTGCCCAGGAGAATATCTGTTTCTATTACCGAGTTTATTGAGAAACTCAGCGAGGTAATTCCTGGAGTAGCTTATCCTGACAATCTTATGTATGCCGTTGAAGTCAAGTTTTACTCGAACAAGATAAACAACGGTCGATATAAAAATCTAAAGTTCATCGGTGATTGCAGTGGTCACACAAGATCCATAACATATGCAACAGGCCACGGAAGGCTTCTGGGCTCTTCTCTCAAATAG
- a CDS encoding VOC family protein has protein sequence MKVLLNTIVFFGTRDLSITSSFYKGLIGLELFRDQGTCQIFFTAGGGMIGFCHHLQVSPRKDNPIITLLTDEVGEFYKRLIKAGVECTEPTINEKFNIYHFFTRDPDGYRLEIQRFLDR, from the coding sequence GTGAAGGTATTATTAAACACTATCGTCTTTTTTGGCACAAGAGACCTGAGTATTACGAGTTCATTCTACAAAGGTTTGATTGGGCTTGAACTGTTCAGAGATCAGGGGACATGCCAGATTTTCTTCACCGCGGGCGGTGGTATGATTGGTTTTTGTCATCATCTTCAAGTTAGTCCTAGAAAAGATAATCCAATAATAACTCTACTCACCGATGAAGTCGGTGAGTTCTACAAAAGATTGATCAAAGCGGGTGTTGAATGCACCGAGCCGACCATAAACGAGAAGTTCAATATCTATCATTTTTTCACAAGGGATCCCGACGGCTATCGATTGGAGATTCAGAGGTTTCTCGACCGATAG
- a CDS encoding WD40 repeat domain-containing protein: MKILFRVIDLRRIALLATLLFSLVAYGIEYLPDSKAFSATSLAVSPDGERLVSGYIDNTIKVWNLLDGRLLHNLSFNSAWVTSVAVSSDGKMGIAGYDDGIIIVWDLLTGKKIKSLSSHTSAVNDLIVTEDGKTLYSCSSDATVKIWSLSSLSFIRTLRGHSGSVHSIVDWPEQNRLYSASEDGTLRIWDTSSGQQVKVIRAEIGSLTAVSMDRERTVLLIGSEAGHLKSYDVKTWSPLKTSRVHNAELTKILIDNGVIYTASSDRTIKSLSFPSFNLVNMITGHNWDVSEIVLSNDGYVLYSSSTDGTLKIWDIEKASAIGTLIGFGDGEYFSYNSYGNWVSSALALERVTTADGSSPMEVARELNSLLLQLDKLPRIYTPSSLSISIEKSTVDFSVSKPVKRVTVNGEEVDIGEDGEVVFNPDGAGDYIIRAYDDSGSYDEQIVTVHFEETVMYVVKEIGTYQRGDRVIIGDFRELTFLVNGEWIDRDYFSRVAPDIEPPVITGDKAQKVSIGDTKYLELSVSDNSTVTLIEIVSPDLTVTPLAVNSVSVEIRTEVQGTGDYTVNAYDHDGNKAMSTFSLEAESRSFWVCRDHESLGFGQEVKVTEEGESCYYVSDYGWLEKEYLSGNPVSTADPVISGEPVQYAVSGAERILSFTVSDDVNVKEVVVSGKTYPVNEREKEMHIMVSEYGEHLVIANDVEGNSARASFTLSAPPENEREGGKIWYWLIPIVIILPLILFLAAKSSRKKTRKIRL; this comes from the coding sequence ATGAAAATTCTATTCAGGGTGATAGATTTGAGAAGGATAGCTCTTTTAGCAACTTTGCTTTTCTCTCTTGTTGCATATGGCATAGAGTACTTGCCAGATAGCAAGGCTTTCAGCGCTACTTCGTTGGCAGTCAGTCCAGATGGCGAGAGACTTGTTTCTGGATATATTGATAATACAATCAAAGTCTGGAATCTTTTAGATGGGAGATTATTACACAATCTTTCTTTTAACAGCGCCTGGGTAACTTCTGTTGCTGTTTCTTCCGATGGAAAGATGGGAATAGCGGGCTACGATGATGGAATAATCATCGTCTGGGATCTCCTGACTGGGAAGAAAATAAAGTCCTTGAGTAGTCACACTAGTGCAGTGAATGACTTGATTGTAACTGAAGACGGTAAGACACTTTATTCATGCAGCTCAGATGCAACGGTGAAGATATGGTCACTCTCAAGTCTATCGTTCATAAGAACTCTCAGAGGCCATTCCGGGTCCGTTCACTCCATTGTCGATTGGCCTGAACAAAATCGTCTATATTCAGCTTCGGAAGATGGCACCCTCAGAATCTGGGATACATCAAGTGGACAGCAGGTTAAGGTTATCAGGGCAGAGATCGGGTCACTCACCGCAGTCTCTATGGATAGAGAAAGAACAGTTCTTTTAATTGGATCTGAGGCGGGCCATCTTAAATCCTATGATGTTAAGACCTGGTCCCCTCTGAAGACATCTAGAGTTCACAATGCAGAACTAACAAAGATCCTCATCGATAATGGGGTAATCTACACTGCATCCTCCGACAGAACGATAAAGAGTCTTTCCTTTCCTTCTTTCAATCTTGTGAATATGATAACGGGCCACAACTGGGATGTCAGCGAGATAGTTCTTTCAAATGATGGTTATGTGCTTTACTCATCTTCCACAGATGGAACTTTGAAAATATGGGATATTGAAAAGGCTTCTGCAATAGGAACCTTGATAGGGTTTGGAGACGGAGAGTATTTCTCTTATAATTCCTATGGAAATTGGGTTTCTTCAGCACTGGCACTTGAGAGAGTCACTACTGCTGATGGATCTAGCCCTATGGAAGTCGCAAGAGAGCTTAATTCACTTCTTCTCCAACTAGATAAGTTACCAAGAATCTACACTCCTTCTTCCTTGAGCATAAGCATAGAAAAAAGCACGGTGGATTTTTCGGTTTCCAAGCCTGTCAAAAGAGTGACAGTGAATGGAGAAGAAGTGGATATAGGTGAAGATGGAGAAGTTGTTTTCAACCCCGATGGCGCAGGCGACTACATCATCAGAGCTTATGATGATTCCGGGTCCTACGACGAACAAATTGTAACCGTTCACTTTGAAGAAACCGTGATGTACGTAGTAAAAGAAATCGGTACCTATCAGAGAGGCGACAGAGTAATCATTGGCGACTTTCGTGAACTGACATTCCTTGTGAATGGGGAGTGGATTGACAGAGACTACTTTTCGAGAGTCGCTCCTGATATTGAACCACCTGTTATAACCGGCGATAAAGCCCAGAAGGTTTCTATTGGCGATACCAAGTATCTGGAGTTGTCCGTCTCCGACAACAGTACAGTGACTTTGATTGAAATTGTTTCCCCCGACCTCACCGTAACTCCTCTTGCCGTAAATTCAGTTTCGGTAGAGATTAGAACAGAAGTTCAGGGAACGGGTGACTATACTGTCAATGCATACGATCATGACGGAAACAAAGCAATGTCAACATTCTCACTAGAAGCCGAATCTAGAAGCTTCTGGGTTTGCAGAGATCACGAGAGTCTGGGATTTGGCCAAGAAGTCAAAGTTACCGAGGAAGGCGAAAGCTGCTATTATGTTTCCGATTATGGCTGGCTAGAAAAGGAATATCTATCTGGAAACCCGGTTTCAACTGCAGATCCAGTAATCAGCGGAGAACCAGTTCAGTATGCTGTTTCGGGTGCTGAAAGGATCCTGAGCTTCACAGTAAGCGATGACGTTAACGTAAAAGAAGTCGTTGTTTCCGGAAAGACATATCCAGTAAATGAAAGAGAAAAGGAAATGCACATTATGGTAAGCGAGTATGGGGAGCATCTTGTAATAGCAAATGATGTTGAGGGCAATTCAGCTCGAGCATCGTTCACACTCTCTGCCCCTCCGGAAAATGAAAGGGAAGGCGGCAAGATCTGGTACTGGTTGATTCCGATTGTAATAATCCTTCCTCTGATTTTGTTTCTGGCAGCAAAGTCTTCAAGGAAGAAGACACGGAAGATAAGGCTTTGA
- a CDS encoding fibronectin type III domain-containing protein, whose protein sequence is MRRILFAAMVCFAVLAVVSGFGLLKGQSADFEVLECGSVTVEYGEPLSLPIADFVRSNGTALAFSVVGEKGRIENDFLVIDTKSLSCPNDIVKIVVQSERSRAVVPIEIEVENPPPPPALAITNQKLFEGEFLEIDLKELTTSDSESIFYEIVSGVGEIQGTEYRYTAGLREAPVAHRVTIKAIDELGQWRCETFSIIVMDKNHWPEEPHSPYPDDGVEDFMNDLVLSWKCQDPDGDSLSYSLYFGAERLEVLAKEIAETTYSLPSLEPGTEYSWQVLADDEKGGLIRSPIWSFRTKKIPKLTWKRVIGFDGRDSFAKIRPLSDGGFILAGSVDAKPVPNSSAKDLSRAGWVVKLDGNGYFAWQKKFDFGWTEFIDIIPTYDNGFLVAGKNLDLTSPKSGEESSLLAIKLNRYANESWRFTVGGNQNEAVAVAEVEDGYLILGTKSSDNREEKSVVLIKLDRSGSEVWQKSFGGSSFERAVAFNLDPKGDIVIVAETTSMDGEAEGNTGSSLSINGLTLQFSSILVIKVSINGEVLWSKVLGGESEDFPSSVKVDANGDIFVGGSTSSTGGTFSRQTSDYDGFIIKLSEVGEILWTKCLGGKGNDFVEDFFVTPSGGIQAIGFSESNLERKGSESTSLKRAGLAYSDIWLLQLDVDGNLLWENYLGGELEDVSLAVARSGNGFALAGFSASSDGDVGSNKGDYDALVFYLE, encoded by the coding sequence ATGAGGAGAATACTATTTGCTGCAATGGTCTGCTTCGCAGTCCTAGCAGTTGTCTCAGGCTTTGGACTTCTGAAGGGACAAAGCGCAGATTTCGAAGTCTTGGAGTGTGGTAGTGTAACAGTAGAATACGGCGAGCCACTTTCATTACCAATTGCAGACTTCGTAAGAAGCAATGGAACAGCCCTTGCCTTTTCAGTCGTTGGAGAGAAAGGAAGAATAGAGAACGATTTTCTTGTAATAGATACAAAATCCTTAAGCTGCCCCAATGACATAGTGAAGATCGTTGTACAGTCGGAAAGATCAAGAGCTGTTGTTCCCATTGAGATTGAAGTAGAAAATCCACCTCCACCCCCTGCTCTTGCAATCACAAACCAGAAGCTTTTTGAGGGAGAGTTTCTGGAGATTGACTTGAAAGAACTCACCACTTCAGATTCAGAAAGCATTTTTTACGAAATTGTCAGTGGGGTGGGCGAGATTCAGGGTACTGAATATAGATACACCGCAGGGCTGCGCGAAGCTCCTGTCGCGCACAGAGTGACTATTAAAGCAATTGACGAGTTGGGACAGTGGCGCTGCGAAACCTTTAGCATAATCGTAATGGACAAGAACCACTGGCCAGAAGAGCCCCACTCTCCTTATCCAGACGATGGTGTTGAGGATTTCATGAATGACCTGGTTCTCTCATGGAAGTGCCAAGACCCCGATGGAGACAGCCTGTCTTATAGTCTCTACTTTGGAGCTGAAAGACTTGAAGTCTTGGCTAAAGAAATTGCGGAAACCACCTATAGCTTGCCTTCTCTTGAACCTGGCACAGAATACAGCTGGCAGGTTTTGGCTGACGATGAAAAGGGTGGACTAATCAGAAGCCCGATCTGGTCATTCAGAACAAAGAAGATTCCCAAACTGACATGGAAAAGGGTTATTGGTTTTGACGGAAGAGACAGCTTCGCCAAAATAAGGCCTCTTTCAGATGGGGGCTTCATTCTTGCAGGTTCTGTAGATGCTAAACCGGTTCCGAATTCCTCAGCGAAAGATCTTTCGAGAGCAGGATGGGTTGTGAAACTTGACGGTAACGGCTATTTTGCCTGGCAGAAGAAGTTCGATTTTGGCTGGACCGAGTTCATTGACATAATACCGACCTACGATAACGGATTTCTGGTCGCAGGCAAAAACCTCGACTTAACTAGTCCCAAATCTGGGGAAGAATCTTCATTGCTGGCCATCAAACTCAATAGATACGCAAATGAAAGCTGGAGATTCACAGTTGGCGGAAATCAGAATGAAGCTGTCGCAGTCGCTGAGGTCGAGGATGGATACTTGATTCTGGGAACGAAGTCCTCAGACAATAGAGAAGAAAAAAGCGTCGTTCTGATAAAACTGGATAGGTCGGGATCGGAAGTCTGGCAAAAATCATTTGGTGGGAGCTCCTTTGAACGGGCAGTTGCCTTCAATCTTGATCCCAAAGGAGACATAGTGATTGTTGCAGAAACAACTTCAATGGATGGAGAGGCCGAAGGGAATACCGGAAGCAGCTTATCAATTAACGGATTAACTCTACAATTCTCATCAATTCTGGTGATCAAAGTTAGCATCAATGGTGAGGTACTTTGGTCTAAAGTTTTGGGTGGAGAGAGCGAGGATTTCCCATCCTCTGTAAAAGTGGACGCAAACGGAGATATATTTGTTGGGGGTTCAACCAGCTCCACAGGAGGCACCTTCTCTCGGCAAACTTCCGATTACGATGGGTTCATAATAAAACTCTCAGAAGTGGGAGAAATCTTATGGACGAAATGCTTGGGAGGAAAAGGGAACGACTTTGTTGAAGATTTTTTCGTCACCCCTTCTGGTGGTATTCAAGCAATCGGCTTCTCCGAGTCAAATCTGGAAAGGAAAGGTTCGGAAAGCACTTCCTTGAAAAGAGCTGGATTAGCTTATAGTGACATCTGGCTTCTGCAGCTTGATGTCGACGGGAATTTGCTTTGGGAAAACTACCTTGGCGGAGAACTGGAAGATGTGAGCCTCGCAGTCGCAAGATCAGGCAACGGATTTGCTTTAGCAGGTTTCTCCGCATCGAGTGACGGGGATGTGGGCTCTAATAAAGGGGACTACGATGCGTTAGTCTTCTACCTCGAATAA
- a CDS encoding GGDEF domain-containing protein — MENREREKNESVQIAERLLEGTLEASAILSAEGRVVVENSEWRRLTSDYCYELSFLNKDVVDFPCLFNLLNGSSSARLSSFINGEIDNVSFDLSDSVQTRRSHLSLNIFCLGISKKLSYLMTMTDNSESTSIRNALRDIVYLDSLSGFGNECSLHTHLASKMHTSRVTGSSFSIVCVTLSDSKEIVAMFGKRTADILVQRISRRLAKAVPKAEFFRVMDDVFVIVMDLSDRKEVSSTVISLLSALESPVVVTDTEISPSVAIGICQFPVDGESSDALFSNCLSSVFAAKREGLKWRFYS; from the coding sequence ATGGAAAACAGGGAGAGAGAAAAGAACGAGAGTGTGCAGATTGCTGAACGCTTGCTCGAGGGAACTCTCGAAGCTTCTGCGATTCTTTCTGCCGAGGGGAGAGTAGTTGTTGAGAACAGCGAGTGGAGAAGGTTGACTTCTGATTACTGTTATGAATTAAGCTTTTTGAACAAAGATGTGGTAGATTTCCCCTGTTTATTCAACCTGTTGAACGGCTCCAGTTCTGCAAGACTCAGTTCGTTCATCAATGGAGAGATAGATAATGTCTCTTTCGACCTAAGCGATTCAGTTCAGACTCGAAGGTCACATTTGTCGCTTAACATTTTTTGTCTGGGGATTTCGAAGAAACTATCATATTTGATGACCATGACTGACAACAGCGAATCTACCAGTATTCGAAACGCGTTGAGGGATATAGTGTACCTTGACTCTCTCTCTGGATTTGGAAATGAATGCTCTCTGCACACTCATCTTGCCAGCAAAATGCATACTTCAAGAGTTACTGGAAGCTCCTTTTCGATTGTATGTGTCACATTATCAGATTCTAAGGAGATAGTTGCAATGTTTGGAAAAAGAACCGCAGATATTTTGGTGCAGAGAATTAGCAGAAGACTTGCAAAAGCAGTACCAAAAGCAGAGTTTTTCAGGGTCATGGATGATGTCTTTGTTATCGTAATGGATTTGAGCGATAGGAAGGAAGTTTCTTCGACAGTGATTTCCTTATTATCAGCTTTGGAGAGCCCCGTCGTTGTCACTGATACTGAAATATCTCCATCCGTTGCAATCGGAATCTGTCAGTTTCCCGTGGATGGGGAGAGTTCAGACGCTCTTTTTAGTAACTGCCTTTCATCTGTATTTGCAGCAAAAAGAGAAGGTTTGAAGTGGCGATTCTACAGCTGA
- a CDS encoding GNAT family N-acetyltransferase: protein MLFRSAEREDVPFVASLVFDTDPSHFKRAFGWKANKYVSGLVLLNSPLNIRHITVCEVSGQPVAIYALYSMKEMNQLASSKPNLRDFVPSLSKFRLLLEFRTLQKAMRMSISSNQSYLGIISVERNFRNMGLARMIFDYLFETCQEIVLDVSRSNSRALSIYIRYGFRPETRLPRDYPLKDSIRLKSTRKTTG, encoded by the coding sequence ATGTTATTTAGGTCGGCAGAAAGAGAGGATGTGCCCTTCGTTGCCTCGCTGGTTTTCGATACAGATCCTTCGCATTTCAAAAGGGCTTTTGGATGGAAGGCTAATAAGTATGTCTCCGGACTTGTGCTACTGAATAGCCCGCTGAACATAAGGCACATAACCGTCTGTGAAGTTAGCGGGCAACCGGTAGCAATATATGCTCTTTACTCAATGAAAGAGATGAACCAATTAGCTTCTTCAAAGCCTAATCTTAGAGATTTCGTTCCCAGTCTGTCTAAATTCAGGTTGCTACTAGAATTTCGGACTCTTCAGAAAGCAATGAGAATGAGTATTTCATCTAACCAAAGCTATCTAGGTATTATTTCGGTTGAAAGAAACTTCAGGAATATGGGCTTAGCCAGAATGATATTTGATTATCTTTTCGAAACTTGTCAAGAAATTGTGCTCGACGTTTCTAGAAGTAATAGTAGGGCCCTTTCAATATATATTAGATATGGCTTTAGACCCGAAACGAGGCTTCCGCGAGACTACCCATTAAAAGACAGCATACGACTGAAAAGCACCCGGAAAACTACTGGGTGA
- a CDS encoding M55 family metallopeptidase, whose amino-acid sequence MRVYISADIEGTAGIADWDEARKGHEDYEYFKKQMTAEVRAAVQGALKAGVSEIVVRDAHGSARNIDPSSLPEEVRILRGWARDPLMMMQGVDAGFGAVVFTGYHSPSGKALNPLSHTMTGEIFYLKINGELVSEFKLNAMSAAYYGIPIVFVSGDEGIVRIAEQDVPGIVTVSTNRGSGSSVDSIHPLRAVKLIEEGVYKALKNLEALPLELPERFDVEITYVDHRQAHKLSFFPGVSKMDDRTLMFEETDYFEVLRKLLFLL is encoded by the coding sequence GTGAGAGTATATATCAGTGCTGACATTGAAGGTACCGCAGGCATTGCCGATTGGGACGAAGCTAGGAAGGGACATGAAGACTACGAATATTTCAAGAAGCAGATGACTGCCGAAGTGAGGGCCGCTGTCCAGGGTGCTCTAAAAGCAGGAGTCTCGGAAATTGTTGTGAGAGATGCCCATGGAAGTGCAAGGAATATTGATCCCTCTTCTCTTCCTGAAGAAGTTCGCATATTGAGAGGATGGGCAAGAGACCCTCTGATGATGATGCAAGGAGTCGATGCCGGTTTTGGGGCCGTCGTATTCACAGGCTATCACTCCCCATCAGGAAAGGCTTTGAATCCTCTTTCTCACACTATGACCGGCGAGATCTTCTATTTGAAGATCAATGGTGAGCTTGTCAGTGAATTCAAGCTTAACGCGATGTCAGCAGCCTATTATGGTATACCGATAGTTTTTGTCAGTGGTGATGAAGGAATTGTGAGGATTGCAGAGCAGGACGTGCCCGGTATTGTAACAGTCTCAACAAATCGCGGAAGCGGATCCTCTGTTGATTCAATTCATCCTCTGAGAGCGGTGAAGCTAATAGAAGAGGGGGTCTATAAGGCCTTGAAGAATCTTGAGGCACTTCCTTTAGAACTGCCAGAGAGGTTTGATGTTGAGATTACTTATGTCGATCATAGACAAGCACACAAACTCTCCTTTTTTCCGGGAGTGAGCAAGATGGATGACAGGACGCTCATGTTCGAAGAAACAGACTATTTTGAAGTACTTAGAAAGCTCTTGTTCTTGCTTTGA